The following are encoded in a window of Coturnix japonica isolate 7356 unplaced genomic scaffold, Coturnix japonica 2.1 chrUnrandom526, whole genome shotgun sequence genomic DNA:
- the LOC107307263 gene encoding olfactory receptor 4N5-like: protein MEHENLTTVREFVLLGLSHSHGVQSVLFSFFLLFYMAVLPSNVLIILTVWGDSQLGSPMHFFLANLAFLDICYCSVTLPKMLADLFSNPKTISYNSCMAQLLFLHFLGAAEIFLLLTMAYDRYVAICKPLRYTMLMNKTVRCTLLGASWGGGLIHGIILFALTITLPFCGPNILDNFFCDVRQLAKLACANTDTVELLMFLNNGSVLVVCFVLLLISYAALVLKLRAFSSEAKNKITSTCISHMVVVLVTFGPAIYIYVLPFRAVPMEKVIALFHTVIFPLMNPMIYTLCNKEIRSSIGRFVHKYSLWCGLFMKHFGVNK from the coding sequence ATGGAGCACGAGAACTTAACAACAGTCAGAGAGTTTGTTCTGCTGGGACTGTCCCACAGCCACGGAGTACAGTCCgttctcttctccttcttcctgctgttcTATATGGCAGTTCTCCCAAGCAATGTCCTCATCATTCTCACAGTTTGGGGTGATTCCCAACTGGGATCACCCATGCACTTTTTCCTGGCCAATCTGGCATTCCTGGATATCTGCTACTGCTCTGTCACCCTACCCAAAATGCTGGCTGACTTATTCTCAAACCCAAAGACCATCTCCTACAACAGCTGCATGGCTCAGCTCTTGTTTCTTCACTTCCTTGGAGCAGCGGAAATCTTCCTGCTCTTGACCATGGCCTACGATCGTTACGTTGCCATTTGCAAACCCCTTCGCTACACCATGCTCATGAACAAGACTGTTCGCTGCACCCTGCTTGGAGCTTCGTGGGGCGGTGGCCTCATTCACGGCATCATTCTATTTGCTCTTACCATCACTCTCCCATTCTGCGGCCCCAACATCCTGGACAACTTCTTCTGTGATGTTCGACAGCTGGCAAAGTTGGCCTGTGCCAACACTGACACAGTGGAACTGCTGATGTTCCTCAACAACGGCTCTGTCCTCGTGGTGTGCTTTGTGCTCCTCCTCATCTCCTACGCAGCCCTAGTGTTGAAGCTCCGGGCATTCTCCTCTGAGGCCAAGAACAAAATCACCTCCACCTGCATTTCCCACATGGTTGTGGTTTTGGTCACCTTTGGCCCAGCAATTTATATCTACGTCCTCCCTTTCCGGGCTGTCCCAATGGAAAAAGTCATTGCACTTTTCCATACGGTCATTTTCCCTTTAATGAACCCCATGATCTACACGCTGTGCAACAAGGAGATCAGAAGCTCCATAGGCAGGTTTGTCCACAAATACTCACTGTGGTGTGGACTTTTTATGAAGCATTTTGGAGTAAACAAATGA